In Microbacterium maritypicum, the following are encoded in one genomic region:
- a CDS encoding 3-methyladenine DNA glycosylase: MHTLIERALPREEWLTREQAHHERADALTAAHRERSSRSEKHPVWDFLFTYYSYKPAQLRRWHPGADVELQDAPERLSWRWYSPGETEGGVVPDPRSFAQEKADLAALVERMLRRTASRPGQFGCFGLHEWAMVYQADEHRHAVPLRLGRAGTDAVVESHDLRCTHFDAFRFFTPEAVPRNRTPLSREDQPLFEQPGCLHAGMDLYKWATKLGPLIPGELLLDSFELARDIRLLDMEAAPYDLSAWDVTPVRIETPEGKAEYVRRQRVFAERGTALRRALLDAWLGDGTREAA; encoded by the coding sequence ATGCACACGCTGATCGAGAGGGCGCTCCCCCGCGAAGAATGGCTCACCCGTGAGCAGGCGCATCACGAGCGCGCCGACGCGCTGACCGCCGCGCATCGCGAGCGCTCCTCCCGATCCGAGAAGCACCCCGTGTGGGACTTCCTGTTCACGTACTACTCGTACAAGCCGGCACAGCTTCGGCGCTGGCACCCGGGAGCCGATGTCGAGCTGCAGGACGCGCCCGAACGTCTCTCGTGGCGCTGGTATTCGCCGGGCGAGACCGAAGGCGGTGTCGTGCCCGATCCCCGATCCTTCGCGCAGGAGAAGGCGGACCTCGCCGCGCTCGTGGAGCGGATGCTGCGCCGCACGGCGTCGCGCCCCGGCCAGTTCGGCTGCTTCGGCCTGCACGAGTGGGCGATGGTGTACCAGGCGGACGAGCACCGTCACGCGGTGCCGCTGCGTCTGGGACGGGCGGGCACGGATGCGGTCGTCGAGAGTCATGACCTGCGCTGCACGCACTTCGACGCGTTCCGGTTCTTCACCCCGGAGGCGGTCCCCCGCAATCGCACGCCCCTGAGCCGCGAGGACCAGCCGCTGTTCGAGCAACCGGGGTGTCTGCACGCGGGGATGGACCTCTACAAGTGGGCGACGAAGCTCGGGCCGCTCATCCCCGGCGAACTCCTCCTCGACTCGTTCGAGCTGGCGCGTGACATCCGGCTGCTGGACATGGAGGCCGCGCCGTACGATCTCTCGGCGTGGGATGTCACCCCCGTCCGCATCGAGACGCCGGAGGGCAAGGCGGAGTATGTGCGCCGGCAGCGCGTCTTCGCCGAACGCGGCACCGCGCTGCGCAGGGCTCTGCTGGACGCGTGGCTCGGCGACGGCACACGAGAAGCGGCCTGA